The Brachyhypopomus gauderio isolate BG-103 chromosome 17, BGAUD_0.2, whole genome shotgun sequence genome includes a window with the following:
- the paplna gene encoding papilin isoform X1 codes for MKLLLVVASLQLVLGPVFTLPSGDHWEEWGPYGECSRTCGTGVTVRTRRCLTQRSDGGHNCVGPDKSFRSCNIQDCPEGSRDFREEQCSHFDGTDFHGKRYKWLPYHGAENPCELNCIPRAENFYYRHRSSVVDGTRCHPGRRDVCVEGVCRRLGCDNMLESQQEEDACLQCGGDGRSCHRVSNTFSVRNLPKGYNQMFIIPVGATSIRISETVATRNYLAVKNLRGEYYLNGHWVIEFSRAAPIAGTTLYYQRAAEGEMAPESIVGRGPTTEPLVIELIIQEPNQGVECEYYLPNDRSREGYYWSYGSWSTCSRECGSGYQSRLVFCAIDNEAYPDYLCASLPRPVNNRTCNEQQCPLTHRMAYVYQPQVWRPREPAQVYIQVYSWKIGEWNQCSATCGGGSQGRRVECVAHDSSGSRVVDDSLCEAYTSRPLSQQKCNMQRCAEYSVSAWSQCSVTCGSGQQTRDVVCVGSGGAHLEDYMCGTVRTPRRTQPCEMPACRGAVAWHVGDWGLCSKSCSSGLRERQVICSDTQRNLYGAEHCNTHPKPSTVESCNTQPCYSPQEVPSMQDPRGYDNTLHGFHRYPAEDHGPEHQPPIGTTHLTPHCTQTTYGCCPDGRTPAGGFRGQGCPTSPSCIRTRYGCCQDGVSQALGPNKEGCPEYIPPTPAPADGDCHMSTYGCCYDGRTAAVGADGEGCLGSPTSVLRGPCELPNAPGPCDQWAARYHYDPASSRCVHFWYGGCHGNSNNFASVDECQQTCRSARPVSVEYGGGTQGHAHQGHAHLGAIATSHAHHSHRKQHARRPAARAAQLSSTAASWTSVGVSIDKSDPSRVEGLAGQLVVLPCRVHPPPSSTVAVEWRRDGAPLNPSRHRQQADGSLLVGPVTVEDSGWLLCVATRDRERDHRYIYLSVSEVVQEPLIPQDGADPANSLPAVPHVPHTQFSIDRAGPVLVEARAAQTARLYCTVLPTSVSASVSIQWTKNGAVLNTPRHSQESDGTLVISTLTSDDSGVYTCTASRGQQLEQLQIHLRVLGDLRIITAPSNVQVSRGGTAQLPCVVSGENVKVVWSRNGLPVRPDGLHIQVSADGALTLNNVQPADEGSYTCNAYTGSSSVSASAEVRVNKDYSGGPGLSPDCVDEPELANCELIVSARLCGHRYFSSFCCASCFNYAMSKAWGPARVGGVVKPIG; via the exons ATGAAGCTGCTTTTGGTCGTGGCCTCACTGCAGTTGGTCCTGGGCCCCGTGTTCACG CTGCCCAGCGGTGATCACTGGGAGGAGTGGGGGCCGTACGGGGAGTGCAGCCGCACGTGTGGCACCGGGGTAACGGTGAGGACAAGACGCTGTTTGACTCAGCG TTCTGATGGAGGCCACAACTGTGTGGGACCTGATAAGTCCTTTCGCTCCTGTAACATTCAG GACTGCCCCGAGGGTTCCCGGGACTTCAGAGAGGAACAGTGCTCCCATTTTGACGGCACTGACTTCCATGGAAAGCGCTACAAATGGCTCCCTTACCACGGAG CGGAGAACCCGTGCGAGTTGAACTGCATCCCCAGAGCGGAGAACTTCTACTACCGTCATCGTTCTTCTGTGGTGGACGGGACACGCTGCCACCCAGGCAGGAGGGACGTCTGTGTGGAGGGCGTATGCAGG CGTCTGGGCTGTGACAACATGCTGGAATCACAGCAGGAGGAGGACGCGTGTCTGCAGTGCGGTGGAGACGGCCGGTCCTGCCACCGCGTCTCCAACACCTTCTCTGTGCGCAACCTGCCCAAAG GTTACAATCAAATGTTCATCATACCCGTTGGTGCTACCAGCATCCGTATCAGTGAGACCGTAGCGACTCGTAACTACTTGG CTGTTAAGAACCTGCGTGGTGAGTACTATCTTAACGGGCACTGGGTGATCGAATTCTCCCGGGCTGCTCCCATCGCTGGCACCACGCTGTACTACCAAAGAGCAGCGGAGGGGGAGATGGCCCCTGAAAGCATCGTCGGCCGTGGCCCCACCACTGAGCCCCTTGTGATTGAG CTGATCATTCAGGAGCCCAACCAGGGAGTGGAGTGCGAGTACTACCTACCAAACGACCGCTCCCGCGAGGGTTACTACTGGAGCTACGGCTCGTGGTCCACCTGCAGCAGGGAGTGCGGCTCGG GGTACCAGTCTCGCCTGGTCTTCTGCGCCATCGATAACGAAGCCTATCCCGACTATCTGTGTGCGTCCCTGCCTCGTCCTGTTAACAACCGCACGTGCAATGAACAGCAGTGTCCCCTAACCCACAG GATGGCATATGTGTACCAGCCGCAGGTCTGGAGACCCAGGGAGCCGGCGCAGGTCTATATACAGGTGTACAG ctgGAAGATCGGCGAGTGGAACCAGTGTTCGGCGACGTGTGGCGGGGGTTCCCAGGGCCGGCGGGTGGAGTGTGTGGCCCATGACTCGTCCGGCTCGCGGGTGGTGGACGACTCTCTGTGTGAGGCCTACACCTCGCGACCCCTCAGCCAGCAGAAGTGTAACATGCAGCGGTGTGCCGAGTACAGCGTGTCTGCCTGGTCCCAG tgttcggTAACGTGTGGCTCCGGGCAGCAGACAAGggacgtggtgtgtgtgggttcggGAGGTGCCCATCTCGAGGACTACATGTGTGGGACTGTCCGCACGCCTCGCAGGACCCAGCCCTGTGAGATGCCTGCCTGCAGAGGTGCGGTGGCCTGGCACGTTGGCGACTGGGGCCTG TGCTCTAAGAGCTGTAGCTCGGGGCTTCGTGAGCGGCAGGTGATCTGTtcagacacacagaggaaccTTTATGGTGCAGAGCACTGTAACACCCACCCCAAACCCTCTACTGTGGAGAGCTGCAACACTCAACCCTGTTACAGCCCCCAAG AGGTTCCGAGTATGCAGGACCCCAGAGGATATGACAACACCCTGCACGGTTTCCACCGCTACCCCGCCGAGGACCACGGCCCAG AACACCAGCCTCCTATTGGCACCACACACCTAACTCCCCACTGCACTCAGACTACATATGGCTGCTGTCCGGATGGCAGGACACCAGCCGGTGGTTTCCGGGGCCAAGGCTGCCCGACGAGTCCATCCTGTATCCGCACCAG ATATGGCTGCTGTCAAGACGGAGTGAGTCAAGCTCTCGGCCCCAATAAGGAAGGCTGTCCAGAATATATCCCTCCTACCCCTGCT CCTGCAGATGGAGACTGCCACATGTCCACCTACGGGTGCTGCTACGACGGCCGGACTGCTGCTGTTGGAGCTGACGGAGAGGGCTGCCTCGGTTCCCCCACCAGCG TGCTGCGTGGACCCTGCGAGCTGCCGAACGCTCCAGGCCCGTGTGACCAGTGGGCCGCCCGCTACCACTACGACCCCGCCTCCTCCCGCTGCGTGCACTTCTGGTATGGTGGCTGCCACGgaaacagcaacaactttgcctCTGTTGACGAGTGCCAGCAGACATGCCGGAGCGCCCGCCCGGTCTCCGTAGAGTACGGTGGTGGCACCCAGGGCCACGCCCACcagggccacgcccacctgggtGCCATCGCCACCAGTCATGCCCACCACAGCCACAGGAAGCAGCATGCTCGTCGTCCCGCCGCCAGAGCTGCGCAGCTCAGCAGCACTGCCGCCAG CTGGACGTCTGTGGGCGTGAGTATAGACAAGTCGGACCCCTCTAGGGTGGAGGGGCTGGCTGGCCAGCTGGTGGTGTTGCCCTGCAGGGTTCACCCACCTCCATCCTCCACTGTGGCAGTAGAGTGGAGAAGAGACGGAGCCCCTCTGAACCCCTCCAG GCACAGACAGCAGGCTGATGGCTCTCTGCTTGTGGGCCCGGTGACGGTGGAGGACTCCGgctggctgctgtgtgtggccACACGTGACCGTGAGAGAGACCATCGCTAcatctacctgtctgtctcag AGGTTGTTCAGGAGCCACTGATACCTCAGGATGGAGCAGATCCCGCAAACTCCCTGCCTGCTGTCCCTCACGTGCCCCATACCCA GTTCAGTATCGACAGGGCGGGCCCGGTGCTGGTTGAGGCACGTGCTGCTCAGACAGCCAGGCTGTACTGTACCGTTCTGCCCACCTCTGTGTCCGCCTCGGTCAGCATTCAGTGGACCAAGAACGGAGCCGTCCTGAACACTCCCAG GCATTCGCAGGAGTCTGACGGGACTTTGGTGATTAGCACCCTGACGTCGGACGATTCTGGAGTCTACACGTGCACCGCCTCTCGTGGTCAACAACTGGAGCAGCTGCAGATCCATCTCAGAGTTTTGG GAGACCTGAGGATCATCACGGCTCCCAGCAACGTGCAGGTGTCACGGGGCGGCACAgcccagctcccctgtgtagtTTCTGGGGAAAACGTcaaggtcgtctggtccag GAACGGCCTCCCAGTGCGGCCAGACGGGCTTCACATTCAGGTGTCAGCAGATGGCGCTCTCACTCTGAATAACGTGCAGCCTGCAGATGAAGGCTCCTACACCTGCAACGCCTACACGGGTTCATCCTCCGTCAGTGCCAGCGCGGAGGTCCGGGTGAACAAAG ATTACAGCGGGGGCCCGGGGCTGTCACCCGACTGCGTGGATGAACCAGAGTTGGCCAACTGTGAGCTGATCGTCAGTGCCCGTCTGTGTGGCCACCGCTATTTCTCTAGCTTCTGCTGTGCCAGTTGCTTTAACTATGCCATGAGCAAGGCCTGGGGGCCCGCTCGGGTAGGGGGAGTGGTCAAACCCATCGGGTAG
- the paplna gene encoding papilin isoform X2 has translation MKLLLVVASLQLVLGPVFTLPSGDHWEEWGPYGECSRTCGTGVTVRTRRCLTQRSDGGHNCVGPDKSFRSCNIQDCPEGSRDFREEQCSHFDGTDFHGKRYKWLPYHGAENPCELNCIPRAENFYYRHRSSVVDGTRCHPGRRDVCVEGVCRRLGCDNMLESQQEEDACLQCGGDGRSCHRVSNTFSVRNLPKGYNQMFIIPVGATSIRISETVATRNYLAVKNLRGEYYLNGHWVIEFSRAAPIAGTTLYYQRAAEGEMAPESIVGRGPTTEPLVIELIIQEPNQGVECEYYLPNDRSREGYYWSYGSWSTCSRECGSGYQSRLVFCAIDNEAYPDYLCASLPRPVNNRTCNEQQCPLTHSWKIGEWNQCSATCGGGSQGRRVECVAHDSSGSRVVDDSLCEAYTSRPLSQQKCNMQRCAEYSVSAWSQCSVTCGSGQQTRDVVCVGSGGAHLEDYMCGTVRTPRRTQPCEMPACRGAVAWHVGDWGLCSKSCSSGLRERQVICSDTQRNLYGAEHCNTHPKPSTVESCNTQPCYSPQEVPSMQDPRGYDNTLHGFHRYPAEDHGPEHQPPIGTTHLTPHCTQTTYGCCPDGRTPAGGFRGQGCPTSPSCIRTRYGCCQDGVSQALGPNKEGCPEYIPPTPAPADGDCHMSTYGCCYDGRTAAVGADGEGCLGSPTSVLRGPCELPNAPGPCDQWAARYHYDPASSRCVHFWYGGCHGNSNNFASVDECQQTCRSARPVSVEYGGGTQGHAHQGHAHLGAIATSHAHHSHRKQHARRPAARAAQLSSTAASWTSVGVSIDKSDPSRVEGLAGQLVVLPCRVHPPPSSTVAVEWRRDGAPLNPSRHRQQADGSLLVGPVTVEDSGWLLCVATRDRERDHRYIYLSVSEVVQEPLIPQDGADPANSLPAVPHVPHTQFSIDRAGPVLVEARAAQTARLYCTVLPTSVSASVSIQWTKNGAVLNTPRHSQESDGTLVISTLTSDDSGVYTCTASRGQQLEQLQIHLRVLGDLRIITAPSNVQVSRGGTAQLPCVVSGENVKVVWSRNGLPVRPDGLHIQVSADGALTLNNVQPADEGSYTCNAYTGSSSVSASAEVRVNKDYSGGPGLSPDCVDEPELANCELIVSARLCGHRYFSSFCCASCFNYAMSKAWGPARVGGVVKPIG, from the exons ATGAAGCTGCTTTTGGTCGTGGCCTCACTGCAGTTGGTCCTGGGCCCCGTGTTCACG CTGCCCAGCGGTGATCACTGGGAGGAGTGGGGGCCGTACGGGGAGTGCAGCCGCACGTGTGGCACCGGGGTAACGGTGAGGACAAGACGCTGTTTGACTCAGCG TTCTGATGGAGGCCACAACTGTGTGGGACCTGATAAGTCCTTTCGCTCCTGTAACATTCAG GACTGCCCCGAGGGTTCCCGGGACTTCAGAGAGGAACAGTGCTCCCATTTTGACGGCACTGACTTCCATGGAAAGCGCTACAAATGGCTCCCTTACCACGGAG CGGAGAACCCGTGCGAGTTGAACTGCATCCCCAGAGCGGAGAACTTCTACTACCGTCATCGTTCTTCTGTGGTGGACGGGACACGCTGCCACCCAGGCAGGAGGGACGTCTGTGTGGAGGGCGTATGCAGG CGTCTGGGCTGTGACAACATGCTGGAATCACAGCAGGAGGAGGACGCGTGTCTGCAGTGCGGTGGAGACGGCCGGTCCTGCCACCGCGTCTCCAACACCTTCTCTGTGCGCAACCTGCCCAAAG GTTACAATCAAATGTTCATCATACCCGTTGGTGCTACCAGCATCCGTATCAGTGAGACCGTAGCGACTCGTAACTACTTGG CTGTTAAGAACCTGCGTGGTGAGTACTATCTTAACGGGCACTGGGTGATCGAATTCTCCCGGGCTGCTCCCATCGCTGGCACCACGCTGTACTACCAAAGAGCAGCGGAGGGGGAGATGGCCCCTGAAAGCATCGTCGGCCGTGGCCCCACCACTGAGCCCCTTGTGATTGAG CTGATCATTCAGGAGCCCAACCAGGGAGTGGAGTGCGAGTACTACCTACCAAACGACCGCTCCCGCGAGGGTTACTACTGGAGCTACGGCTCGTGGTCCACCTGCAGCAGGGAGTGCGGCTCGG GGTACCAGTCTCGCCTGGTCTTCTGCGCCATCGATAACGAAGCCTATCCCGACTATCTGTGTGCGTCCCTGCCTCGTCCTGTTAACAACCGCACGTGCAATGAACAGCAGTGTCCCCTAACCCACAG ctgGAAGATCGGCGAGTGGAACCAGTGTTCGGCGACGTGTGGCGGGGGTTCCCAGGGCCGGCGGGTGGAGTGTGTGGCCCATGACTCGTCCGGCTCGCGGGTGGTGGACGACTCTCTGTGTGAGGCCTACACCTCGCGACCCCTCAGCCAGCAGAAGTGTAACATGCAGCGGTGTGCCGAGTACAGCGTGTCTGCCTGGTCCCAG tgttcggTAACGTGTGGCTCCGGGCAGCAGACAAGggacgtggtgtgtgtgggttcggGAGGTGCCCATCTCGAGGACTACATGTGTGGGACTGTCCGCACGCCTCGCAGGACCCAGCCCTGTGAGATGCCTGCCTGCAGAGGTGCGGTGGCCTGGCACGTTGGCGACTGGGGCCTG TGCTCTAAGAGCTGTAGCTCGGGGCTTCGTGAGCGGCAGGTGATCTGTtcagacacacagaggaaccTTTATGGTGCAGAGCACTGTAACACCCACCCCAAACCCTCTACTGTGGAGAGCTGCAACACTCAACCCTGTTACAGCCCCCAAG AGGTTCCGAGTATGCAGGACCCCAGAGGATATGACAACACCCTGCACGGTTTCCACCGCTACCCCGCCGAGGACCACGGCCCAG AACACCAGCCTCCTATTGGCACCACACACCTAACTCCCCACTGCACTCAGACTACATATGGCTGCTGTCCGGATGGCAGGACACCAGCCGGTGGTTTCCGGGGCCAAGGCTGCCCGACGAGTCCATCCTGTATCCGCACCAG ATATGGCTGCTGTCAAGACGGAGTGAGTCAAGCTCTCGGCCCCAATAAGGAAGGCTGTCCAGAATATATCCCTCCTACCCCTGCT CCTGCAGATGGAGACTGCCACATGTCCACCTACGGGTGCTGCTACGACGGCCGGACTGCTGCTGTTGGAGCTGACGGAGAGGGCTGCCTCGGTTCCCCCACCAGCG TGCTGCGTGGACCCTGCGAGCTGCCGAACGCTCCAGGCCCGTGTGACCAGTGGGCCGCCCGCTACCACTACGACCCCGCCTCCTCCCGCTGCGTGCACTTCTGGTATGGTGGCTGCCACGgaaacagcaacaactttgcctCTGTTGACGAGTGCCAGCAGACATGCCGGAGCGCCCGCCCGGTCTCCGTAGAGTACGGTGGTGGCACCCAGGGCCACGCCCACcagggccacgcccacctgggtGCCATCGCCACCAGTCATGCCCACCACAGCCACAGGAAGCAGCATGCTCGTCGTCCCGCCGCCAGAGCTGCGCAGCTCAGCAGCACTGCCGCCAG CTGGACGTCTGTGGGCGTGAGTATAGACAAGTCGGACCCCTCTAGGGTGGAGGGGCTGGCTGGCCAGCTGGTGGTGTTGCCCTGCAGGGTTCACCCACCTCCATCCTCCACTGTGGCAGTAGAGTGGAGAAGAGACGGAGCCCCTCTGAACCCCTCCAG GCACAGACAGCAGGCTGATGGCTCTCTGCTTGTGGGCCCGGTGACGGTGGAGGACTCCGgctggctgctgtgtgtggccACACGTGACCGTGAGAGAGACCATCGCTAcatctacctgtctgtctcag AGGTTGTTCAGGAGCCACTGATACCTCAGGATGGAGCAGATCCCGCAAACTCCCTGCCTGCTGTCCCTCACGTGCCCCATACCCA GTTCAGTATCGACAGGGCGGGCCCGGTGCTGGTTGAGGCACGTGCTGCTCAGACAGCCAGGCTGTACTGTACCGTTCTGCCCACCTCTGTGTCCGCCTCGGTCAGCATTCAGTGGACCAAGAACGGAGCCGTCCTGAACACTCCCAG GCATTCGCAGGAGTCTGACGGGACTTTGGTGATTAGCACCCTGACGTCGGACGATTCTGGAGTCTACACGTGCACCGCCTCTCGTGGTCAACAACTGGAGCAGCTGCAGATCCATCTCAGAGTTTTGG GAGACCTGAGGATCATCACGGCTCCCAGCAACGTGCAGGTGTCACGGGGCGGCACAgcccagctcccctgtgtagtTTCTGGGGAAAACGTcaaggtcgtctggtccag GAACGGCCTCCCAGTGCGGCCAGACGGGCTTCACATTCAGGTGTCAGCAGATGGCGCTCTCACTCTGAATAACGTGCAGCCTGCAGATGAAGGCTCCTACACCTGCAACGCCTACACGGGTTCATCCTCCGTCAGTGCCAGCGCGGAGGTCCGGGTGAACAAAG ATTACAGCGGGGGCCCGGGGCTGTCACCCGACTGCGTGGATGAACCAGAGTTGGCCAACTGTGAGCTGATCGTCAGTGCCCGTCTGTGTGGCCACCGCTATTTCTCTAGCTTCTGCTGTGCCAGTTGCTTTAACTATGCCATGAGCAAGGCCTGGGGGCCCGCTCGGGTAGGGGGAGTGGTCAAACCCATCGGGTAG